The following DNA comes from Pseudomonadota bacterium.
AGCGTCGCGCTGGAGGAGGGGTGAGCCATGTCGCGCGCACCCCAGATCATCGTCGCGGCGCTCGCGCTCGGGATCGCGGCGCTCCCGCGGGCGGCGGCCGCCGAGGAGCCGGCGCCGTTCACGCCGCCCGTGCTGCTCGAGCCGGCCGAGCCCGTCTACCCCGAGCGGGCGCTCGCCGAGAGGGTGGAGGCGGAGGTCGTGCTCGACGTCGACATCGACGACCAGGGGCAGGTCGAGGGCGTGGCCGTGACCGCGCCGGCGCAGCCGACGGGGTACGGCTTCGACGAGGCGGCGATCGAGGCCGCGAGCCGGCTCGCGTTCGAGCCCGCGCGCGAGGGCGATCTCCCGGTGCCGGTCCGCATCTCGTACCGGTACAGGTTCGTCCTCCCCGCGGCCGCGGCGGCCGCGAGCGATTCGGCCGCGGACGCGGCGCAATCGAAGGTCGAGCGCCCGGCCCGCCCGAAGGTCGTGAACTTCGAGGGGAGGCTCCTCGAGCGCGGCACCCGGCTGCCGCTCGCGGGCGTGGTCGTCGTCGTGTTCCGCGGCAAGGGAGACGCCACCGAGGCCTACCAGGCGCCGACGGACGCCGAGGGCGCGTTCTCGTTCTCGGATCTCGGCGCCGGCGATTGGCGCGTCTACGCAGAGCCGGACGGCTACTTCCCGCTGCGCGCCGTGGAGCGGATCGCCGCCGGCGAGAAGACCGAGGCGAAGTACTTCGTCGAGAAGGGCAACTACAACCCCTACGACGTCGTCATCCAGGGCGAGCGGGTGCGCAAGGAGGTCAGCCGCACCACGCTGACGGTGGCCGAGATCGAGAAGGTGCCCGGGACCTTCGGCGACGTCCTCGCCGTGATCCGCAACCTGCCCGGCGTCGCGCGCACGAGCCTCGCGAGCGGCGACATCGTCGTGCGCGGGTCGTCGCCCGAGGACACGCAGGTCTTCATCGACGGCGTCACCGTCCCGATCATCTACCACTTCGGCGGCCTGCGCAGCGTCGTGCCGCTCGGCATGCTCGAGCGGATCGACTTCTACCCGGGCAACTTCTCGTCGTACTACGGCCGCGCGACCGGCGGCGTCGTCGACGTCGCGCTCAAGGATCTCGCCCCCGAGAAGATCGGCGGCGAGCTCGACGTGAACCTCTTCGACGCGTCGCTCTACCTCGAGGCGCCCATCGGCGACAAGGCCGCGATCGCGATAGGCGCCCGCCGCAGCTACATCGACGCCGTGCTGAACCTGGCCGTCCCGGACGACGCGCCGGCGAGCATCATCACGGCGCCGCGCTACTACGACTACCAGCTGCTCGCGGCGTTCCGCCCCGCGCGCGCGCACGAGCTGAAGCTGTTCTTCTTCGGCTCCGACGACGAGCTGCGCGTGCTGTTCGACAACCCGACCGAGTTCAGCCCGGAGATCCGCTCGGGCGACGCGCGCACCTCGACGACGTTCTACAGGACCGTGCTCCAGCACCGCTGGGTGCCGGACCGGCGCGTCGAGAACGAGATCAAGATCGCCGCCGGCCGCAACTGGCTGTTCGCCGGCCTCGGCGATCAGCTCTACCTCGATCTGAACACCTACGTCGCGCAGATCCGCGACACGCTGCGGGTCGAGCTGACCGACGGCATCGCGCTGCGCACCGGCCTCGACTACCTGCTCACCAAGACCGACGCGCGCTTCAAGCTGCCGCAGTCCACGAAGGAGGGCGAGGTGATGGGGCGCCCGGATCTCGACACGGTCCGCTTCACGGACGCGAGCGGCACGGTGTTCCACTCGGTCGGCGCGTTCTTCGAGATCGAGGCGCTCGTGCTCGAGCGGCTGCTGCTCGTGCCCGGGGTGCGCTTCGACTACTTCTCGCGGCTCGACGAGACCGCGCTGGCGCCGCGGCTCACCGCGCGGCTCGCCATCGACGACGAGTGGACGGTCAAGGGCGGCGTCGGGCTCTACCACCAGGAGCCCTCGTTCGACGAGACCGACGCGGTCTTCGGCAACCCGGGGCTGCACCTCGAGTCCGCGGTGCACACCTCCGCTGGCGTCGAGTTCCGGCCGCTGCCGCAGCTCACGCTCGACGCGACCGTGTTCTACAAGAGCCTCGAGAACCTGGTCAGCCGCACGGACGAGACCGTCGTGCGCGACGGCGCGATCGCGCCCCTGAACTACAACAACGGCGGCGTCGGGCGCGCGTACGGGCTCGAGCTGCTCGTCCGGCACGAGCTGACGAACCACTTCACCGGCTGGATCGGGTACACGCTGTCGCGGGCCGAGCGCCGCGACTACGGCGCGCGCGACTACCGGCTCTTCGACTTCGACCAGACGCACATCCTCACGGTGCTCGGCACCTACGAGCTCCCGCGCAACTGGAGCATCGGCGCGCGCTGGCGCCTCGTCAGCGGCCGGCTCACGACCCCGCGGACCGGCGCCGTGTACAACGTCGACGACGGCGCCTACGAGGCGACCTACGGCGCGGTGAACTCGGAGCGGATGCCGCCGTTCCACCAGCTCGACATCCGCGTCGACAAGAAGTGGATCTTCGACAACTGGGTGCTCACCGCGTACCTCGACGTGCAGAACGTCTACAACCGCGCGAACCCCGAGGGGTACTCGTACAACTACGACTCGAGCGAGCGGAGGGTCCGCCAGGGGCTTCCGATCATCCCGGTGATCGGCATCCAAGGAGAGTTCTAGATGGAACGGCGATTGCGAATCGCGGCCGCGGCGTTCGTGCTCTTGTCGATCGCGCCGCGCGTCGTCCTGGCGCAGGACGGGGGATCGGAGTCGCTCCTCGAGCCGCCGAAGCCGCGGCAGGGGTACTACTTCTCGCTGGGCGCGGTCGGCTCGATCGCGGGGCACGACGTCGTCGATCGCGGGTGGATGGGGCCGTGGCCGGGCGTCGGCGGCGAGCTGCGCGTGGGGCAGGCGATCCTCCCGTGGCTCGACCTCGGGATAAGCGCCGCGGTCGTCGGCACCTTCGAGGAGCGCTGGACCGCGGTGCACGGCCGGCTCTCCATCGAGGCGCAGATCCGGCCGGTCGCGCCGCTCGCGATCCGGCTGTACGGCGGCTTCGGCGTCACCGATCCGTACCGGCGCGCGCACGGGGCGGAGAAGCTGATCGGGCGGGTCGGCGGCACGTACGGCGTCGCGGTCGGCTGGGACTTCTTCCCCGCGCACGACCCGCGGCGGTCGGGCGGCTTCGCGGTCACGCCGTTCGTCTGGTTCGAGGGATCGCCCGATCCCAACTTCGCCACGGTGACGGGCGGGATCGGGATCGAGATCACGTTCTGGACAGGCCTCGCGAAGAACGAGCTCGTCCTGCCGGACGACGAGGCGTTCAGCCCATGACGCCCCACGCGCGCAGCAGGATTCCCAGGCCGTAGCTCGCGCCGTTGGCGACGAACGACGCGGCGATCGCGCGGGGGAGGGGGATGGGGCGCGCCAGGGCGAAGAACGTCGCGCTCTCGATGACGGCGATCAGGATTTCGCCGCTCGCGATGTACAGCGCGTAGTCGTGCACGACGAGGGGCCACGCGAACCAGAGCAGCGGGTGGGTGAGGCACGTTCCGGCCGCGCCCGCGAGCGCGAGGCGCCAGACGGGGGCGCGCGGTCCACCCCCGGCCTCGCGGCCGAGCCGCGCGACCGCGACGAACAGCGGCACCTCGACGAGGAGCGTGAACGCGAACGCCTGGAACCAGTACGGCAGGATGCGCAGGAAGAGGTCGAGGCTCATCTCAGCCGTTCCGCCGGAGGCGCAGCGCCACGAGGCCGAGAAGCCCCATGAACAGGGAGAGCGACAAAGGGGGCGCGCCGCCGCCGCCGACACCGGAGACGGAGCAGCCGCTGCCGTCGCCCTCGCCGGCCGCTTCGCACTCCTCGCCGCTGTCGACGACCTCCAGGCTGCCTTCCGCGTCGAAGTAGTCGCTGTAGTCTCCGTCGCTCTCCCGCAGCAGGTAGTCGGTCGGGCCGGGCGGGACGCACGCGTCGACGGCGTCGTACGTGAGGTACGCCACGCACACCGCGTCGAAGCTGTCCAGGGCGGTCGGGCACTCCGGCACGCCGTCCTCGTCGCAGTCCTCGCAGCTCGCCGGCGCGGCGGCGCACTCCTCGTCCGGATCGGAGATGCCGTCGTCGTCGATGAACCGGCAGTGCGGATCCCGGATCGCCGCCTCCGCCCGGTCGAATGTCCGCGACTCGAAGACGACGGCGTCCCCCTCGGGGCCCGAGCGGGTCAGGGTGAACGGCCGATCGATGCTCGGCTCGCCCCACGGGTCGAGGATGCCGAAGGTGACGACGACGTCCTGGCCCTCCTGGATCAGCTCGAAGATCTCGGGCGGGCTGCCGTCGTTGGCGCGGGCCGGCGACGCGGCGAGCGCGAGCATGGGGATGAAGATGCAAGGGACGAGGTGGAAACGAGCGCGCATGGTGACCTCCTTCAGGAGCTCTACGGCTCCCTTTTCATCTCATGTTTGCAATCGGGATGCCAACCAGCGGCGAGGGCCGCGGGGACGCGCGGTTCAAAGGCTCGGCCGCGCCGTCACAGGGCTCGGGCCTCGAACGGCCACCGAAGGGATTGTGCCAACGTGTGTCAAATGGAAGGGCGGGGGCGGCGCGGGCTCACTCCCGGACGACGCGGACCTCGGTGCGGCGGTTCCGCTCGCGGCCCGCGGACGTGTCGTTCGTGTCGATGGGCTGGGTCTCGCCGCAGCCGATCGCCGTGATGCGGTCCGCCGCAATCCCCTTCTTGACGAGCCACTCGCGGACCGCCTTGGCGCGGCCGTCGGACAGGATCTGGTTGGCCTCGTCGCTGCCCACGCTGTCCGTGTGCCCGGAGAGCTCGATGACGACCGACGGCTTCATCTTGAGGTACTCGTAGAGGTTCGTGAGCGC
Coding sequences within:
- a CDS encoding TonB-dependent receptor, with amino-acid sequence MSRAPQIIVAALALGIAALPRAAAAEEPAPFTPPVLLEPAEPVYPERALAERVEAEVVLDVDIDDQGQVEGVAVTAPAQPTGYGFDEAAIEAASRLAFEPAREGDLPVPVRISYRYRFVLPAAAAAASDSAADAAQSKVERPARPKVVNFEGRLLERGTRLPLAGVVVVVFRGKGDATEAYQAPTDAEGAFSFSDLGAGDWRVYAEPDGYFPLRAVERIAAGEKTEAKYFVEKGNYNPYDVVIQGERVRKEVSRTTLTVAEIEKVPGTFGDVLAVIRNLPGVARTSLASGDIVVRGSSPEDTQVFIDGVTVPIIYHFGGLRSVVPLGMLERIDFYPGNFSSYYGRATGGVVDVALKDLAPEKIGGELDVNLFDASLYLEAPIGDKAAIAIGARRSYIDAVLNLAVPDDAPASIITAPRYYDYQLLAAFRPARAHELKLFFFGSDDELRVLFDNPTEFSPEIRSGDARTSTTFYRTVLQHRWVPDRRVENEIKIAAGRNWLFAGLGDQLYLDLNTYVAQIRDTLRVELTDGIALRTGLDYLLTKTDARFKLPQSTKEGEVMGRPDLDTVRFTDASGTVFHSVGAFFEIEALVLERLLLVPGVRFDYFSRLDETALAPRLTARLAIDDEWTVKGGVGLYHQEPSFDETDAVFGNPGLHLESAVHTSAGVEFRPLPQLTLDATVFYKSLENLVSRTDETVVRDGAIAPLNYNNGGVGRAYGLELLVRHELTNHFTGWIGYTLSRAERRDYGARDYRLFDFDQTHILTVLGTYELPRNWSIGARWRLVSGRLTTPRTGAVYNVDDGAYEATYGAVNSERMPPFHQLDIRVDKKWIFDNWVLTAYLDVQNVYNRANPEGYSYNYDSSERRVRQGLPIIPVIGIQGEF